Proteins co-encoded in one Neofelis nebulosa isolate mNeoNeb1 chromosome 2, mNeoNeb1.pri, whole genome shotgun sequence genomic window:
- the TMEM167B gene encoding protein kish-B, with protein MTNVYSLDGILVFGLLFVCTCAYFKKVPRLKTWLLSEKKGVWGVFYKAAVIGTRLHAAVAIACVVMAFYVLFVK; from the exons ATGACGAACG TGTACTCCTTGGATGGGATCCTGGTGTTTGGTTTGCTCTTTGTTTGCACCTGTGCTTACTTCAAGAAAGTACCTCGTCTCAAAACCTGGCTGCTATCAGAGAAGAAGGGAGTTTGGGGTGTGTTTTACAAAG CCGCTGTGATTGGAACCAGGCTGCATGCTGCTGTGGCAATCGCCTGTGTTGTAATGGCCTTTTACGTCCTGTTTGTAAAATGA